From a single Maylandia zebra isolate NMK-2024a linkage group LG3, Mzebra_GT3a, whole genome shotgun sequence genomic region:
- the LOC143416994 gene encoding low affinity immunoglobulin gamma Fc region receptor III-A-like — translation MEVRVADIKVYSGFPEVVPNRQQFFELESITISCEGLRGLTGWRVMKKINGDLRTCAPTWDRATGPCNISNAYPKTDSGEYWCEMGRTQRSNSVNITVTDGPVILESPAYPLLEGDNVTLLCKKKHAHPNFTAEFYKNGAFIGISSTGKMMNPIVSKSDEGFYKCGISKTEESPESWLAVGRADAPPQVLRLDLYLVFGIGFCILMVIILVLLTGVFQHQKHQQTTRRHIEETSLTPRVSITNSTQAMRTLITRSKVDER, via the exons ATGGAGGTCAGAGTTGCTGATATCAAAGTCT ATTCAGGTTTTCCTGAAGTTGTTCCAAACAGGCAACAGTTCTTTGAATTAGAATCTATAACAATCAGCTGTGAAGGGCTACGTGGACTGACTGGATGGAGAGTGATGAAAAAGATAAATGGAGATCTTAGAACATGTGCTCCAACCTGGGATAGAGCTACTGGGCCTTGCAATATTAGTAATGCATATCCGAAAACTGACAGTGGAGAATACTGGTGTGAAATGGGAAGAACACAAAGAAGCAACTCTGTCAATATCACTGTAACTG ATGGTCCTGTGATCCTGGAGAGTCCTGCCTATCCTTTGTTGGAGGGAGATAATGTGACCCTGCTCTGTAAAAAGAAGCATGCACACCCCAATTTCACTGCTGAATTCTATAAAAATGGTGCCTTCATTGGGATCAGTTCAACAGGAAAGATGATGAACCCCATTGTCTCCAAGTCTGATGAAGGCTTCTACAAATGTGGCATTTCTAAGACTGAAGAATCACCAGAGAGCTGGCTAGCTGTTGGAA GAGCTGATGCTCCACCTCAGGTGCTTCGCTTAGACCTCTACCTTGTGTTTGGCATTGGTTTCTGTATTTTAATGGTGATTATTTTGGTCCTTCTGACTGGAGTATTTCAACATCAGAAACATCAACAGACCACCAGACGTCACATAGAAGAAACTTCTTTGACACCAA GGGTCAGCATAACTAATTCTACCCAGGCGATGCGTACCCTCATCACAAGAAGCAAAGTTGATGAAAGGTAA